AAAGGGATTATTCGGGAACCCGCTTTGGCGACCGCTCCCGCCACATCCAGACTTTTCTGAAATCTTTCAATCACGTTTGCTTCCGGCGCGACGTTCACATTCAGTGTCAGAATCACGCGCGCATCCGCATCCTCCGTTATCTGAATTTCCGAAAGCCCGGGTAGAGGATAATCCGAAACAAAAGAGCCGAACTGTTCCAGACACCGGTTAATTCCATCCGTCAGCATCGGGCAGCTTTTCAGAGGGATAACCTCGTGGCTGCGAGACGTAAAGAAGCCAACCCTGCCTTTGTCATAGTGAAACCGCACCCTGCTGCGATATCCGGTGTGGGCCGGCGAGGCCGAACAGGAGAATGCCTCCATAGAGCAGATGCCGGCGATGCGTCTCAGCGCCTCTTCCAAGAACTGCCGCTTACATTCCAACTGGTGAGGATATGAGAGATGCTGAATCTGACAGCCACCGCAACGCCCATAGTGTGCGCAGAATGGATCGACTCGCGAGGGGGCAGCATCGATCATTTGACTGATAGTGCCCCATAAAACCCCTTTGCGAGCCGGCGCGACTTCAATCAGCGCTTCATCTCCGGGCGCGCCGTAAGGCACGAGCACCACCCGGCCATCGAGCCGACCCAGGCCATAACCTCCCGAGACGATTTTCTCTATTTTTATTTTATGTATTTGCATGCTTCCCGGCGATCCGGTAGTGCGGAATTTGCGCGAATGCGGGGATCGGAAGCGAATGAAATCCTCAAGTAAATTATAAGCTTTCCTTTGTTCTCGATCAATGGGCAGAGCTGTGCGAATAAAATTCGCACCAACCGATGGCGAGCCGGCACGGTAGGGCCGAATTCATTCGGCCAATCTCTCGAGATGTCGTCGGTGGTGGCCAGCGCAGTCGCCAGGTAAAAGAGAAGTCGGGCGGGTCCGACTTTTCGGTCCGACGTGTTTTGCCTGTCAGACCTGCCTTTGGCACGCTGAATAGGCGCGCCTAGCGGGGGGAAACTTCGGGTGGCGCGGCGAGTGACTTTATCAAATTTCTTTTGGCGAAGGGGAAAGCCCAAAAGAGGACGCGAAGCAGATTGAGCCTTGCCGTCATGTGCCAGTGCAGGCGGCGGCTATGGGCGGCTCTCCATACTGTTTCGGCTACCTCGACCGCCTCGACCCGCACGCCCATCCGTTCGACGCTGAATGCTTTCGTGGCGGCATCAGTGATAAGGGGAGTTCTGACATACGGAACGAGGATGTCGCTGACTGTGATCCCGTACTTCCCAAGCTCGATTTCGAGCGCCTCGGTGAGCGCTTTCACGGCGTGTTTTGTCGCTGAGTAAACGGCCAATTCGGGAATACCGTAAATTGCGGACGCCGAGCACATGCTTATGATGCGGCTGCCGGGCGTCTGCTTGAGGTGCGGCAGGCTCGCATGTATACAACTGAGTATCCCTTTGAAGTTGATGTCGACGGTCAAGTGCTGGTCTTCAAGAGTGATATATTCATTTGGGCCCATTTTTGCGATCCCGGCATTGTTGAAGAGAACGTCCATCCTGCCGCCGGTAGCCTCGGCAAAGGAATGCACCGCCGCCTTCACGCTCGCGGGGTTCGCCACATCCATCGTTTCTGTGCAACAATTGGTTTCACCTACCTCGGCCTGGAGCGACAGGAGGCCCCCTTCGTTCAGGTCGAAGATGCCGGCGAACCAGTTGCGCTTCGCAAAGAGAA
This genomic interval from Candidatus Abyssobacteria bacterium SURF_5 contains the following:
- a CDS encoding SDR family oxidoreductase; translated protein: MISKPTIFITGAASGIGRQTALLFAKRNWFAGIFDLNEGGLLSLQAEVGETNCCTETMDVANPASVKAAVHSFAEATGGRMDVLFNNAGIAKMGPNEYITLEDQHLTVDINFKGILSCIHASLPHLKQTPGSRIISMCSASAIYGIPELAVYSATKHAVKALTEALEIELGKYGITVSDILVPYVRTPLITDAATKAFSVERMGVRVEAVEVAETVWRAAHSRRLHWHMTARLNLLRVLFWAFPFAKRNLIKSLAAPPEVSPR
- the rlmD gene encoding 23S rRNA (uracil(1939)-C(5))-methyltransferase RlmD, whose protein sequence is MQIHKIKIEKIVSGGYGLGRLDGRVVLVPYGAPGDEALIEVAPARKGVLWGTISQMIDAAPSRVDPFCAHYGRCGGCQIQHLSYPHQLECKRQFLEEALRRIAGICSMEAFSCSASPAHTGYRSRVRFHYDKGRVGFFTSRSHEVIPLKSCPMLTDGINRCLEQFGSFVSDYPLPGLSEIQITEDADARVILTLNVNVAPEANVIERFQKSLDVAGAVAKAGSRIIPLWGEQYSNHSVEGKNFRVGPDSFFQANTLLLPALVHEAMKAISRTEISYAVELYAGVGVFSLFLSEKVRKLVAVEANRSAAEDAAHNLIDRKNVEIMPVSAEDALDLLTRKGAKPELVLLDPPREGLSTAARRKLLQMAPRQVVYISCDPATLARDAKMFVAGGYRLETAKPLDMFPHTAHVESVCSFVRS